The Eublepharis macularius isolate TG4126 chromosome 7, MPM_Emac_v1.0, whole genome shotgun sequence sequence ttgaacttgcagCTCTCATGGTCAAACTCAATGTGCTAACGACCATATCAGGATACTTGACTTGTTTTATATGGGGAGGCAGATGATGCAGCAGCTTTGCTGAGGCTCAGCCGCTGTGGATCTGGTTAGCTTCCGGATCAGAGATCCTCTGGGGGGAGGTATGCCACCTTTGAGTTCCATGGCAGAAGAACATCTGGATATAAAATTAATAGATTTAATCAAGTGCAGACTGCATCCCCCTCACTGGTGAGTAACTGCAGAGTTCCTGTGTACTGGGGGATTAGGGAGAAGGGGTCTACACCTCCAAGAGTGACGTTTCCATACAGACTTAAGCCCTgaaataatacacacacacacacatttttggaAATTAATCTCTGTTGAGTTCACAGTAGAAGTGATCTTCTTTGCACCAGGGTTCCCCAGCTCACTGTTGGTTAGAAGAAATGCGTAAAAGGCAACATTGAAGTTGTTACATTGAGACGGATGCTTTTTCCATCTTCTCTATTGTAGATACTTTGCGGTTAACAAGTTTTTTTCTTCAAATTTCCAGGATTACCATGTTATTTTACTTCATGTATCAAGTGGAAACCAGAACTTTATTTATGATCTTGACACAGTGCTACCTTTCCCATGCTCTTTTGACACTTATGTTGAAGAGGCCTTTAAATCGGATGATATTCTTGAGCCCGGATTTCGAAGGTAAGAATGTAAAGCACCAACCGTGGACACGCTGTGTGGTCTTTAGACTTATATGGGAACTTTTCATGACTTCGAGCTAAAGAATATcactgagggggggggaatatcCCATTAAGATAGGGCTGCCTGCCTCCAGGAGGTAAAAAAAAAGAGTGGAAAAACCACAACCCAAACCATATTTATATGATTATTATTTGTCTTTGTATTAGCTTGTATGATAAATCTTGATTACCTGTTATATGAATTACTTATATATATATGCACTATGTCACTTAAAATTAGACTTGTTTTGCAATTTATAGGAGTATATAATTGATTCTTTGATACTGTAGTTGCCTTCAGCCTGGGTTGTGGTTTTTCCACTCTGTTTTTTTGGCTCTGATTCCTGGGGCTGTCTGTTTTGTTAAcctccaggtgttggctggagatctccttgaattacaactgatctccaggcaacaatccagttctcctggataaaatgactgctttggaggatgggcaatatggcattataccttgctgagttccctcccctccccaaagcctgccctccccagattccacgtccagaatctccaggaatttcacaaccctaAATGAAGCCTCTTAgaggcagttggcaaccttaggcagaAGACTTTCCCCTCACCTACTAACTGGagacgctggggattgaacctgggaccttcaaccGTGCAAAACAGATcccctaccactgagctatgtcCCTTCCCCAAATTCTTAGCAGCAGTCAGCCAGAGTGTTGGACCAGAACACCTCGTCACCACCAGCATTGCTGGCATTTTGGAAACTTCGGCTACACGTATTATTTTTGAAGGTATTTGCAGTCACAGAGCAAATACACTCTTCTTCAGCGACCGCTGCTGAGTGGCTTAGCCTTACCACGTGTCCACTAGAATGTTAGCCAGGTAGCTAGGCTGCCTGTTTCGTTCATTACTCTCTGGGAGCTGAGCTGCTGGCTTGAATATCATGTTCTTATGATGAGCCTTGGTCTGAGGTCTTCCAGGTGCATTCATGCTTTGAGACCAGCTgcaaactaaaataaaaacacTTAAGCGTTTCCCTTTGGAGTAGAACAGCAGCGAAGACACccaggagaaaaatagagaatTTGAGCTGCAACCCTAAACCTTACTTTCCAGGAAGTAATGCGGGACGTATTTCTGAGTAGATCTTCTTATGATttaaatccccaccaccacctcccgtttgtcaatttcaccttgtTTTGTTTACCGTTTGATGAGATTAAGGTAAACTGGGATGAAAATGGGCCCAACCGTATCAGATTACAGACTGTAACGTAAAGACAACTAACAAGTAGGAGTTGCTTCAAATACCACCGAATAATTGGCGTCATTGAGGTTGAGTTACACACGGAGTATGTAGaagattaaaaataaaaggtTGTCAGATATTGTTTTTTTCCTTCACTCTTCCAGGTCAATTTGACTTCCTATAAACTAAACTGGCATACAGATGTTATCTGTAAAATGCATGTGTTTAAAGCAGATTTTCACGGTTCAGGTTAAGTACACTTATACAGTTTGATGCTTGGGATCAGTGTGTTGGATTCAGATGTTAACTGGAAAATACTACGAGCAGAATCCTATTAGGGCTGTCTGCCAAGGGTTATACAGCACGGGTCATTTAAGTCTTTGGCTTGCTTAGAAAAGTCCGAGCGGTTCGAGCTGATTTGTATCTGAAGACTTTTGCTTCCGACCGGTCCCATATGAGAGATGCCAGTGGGAACTGGCTGAAGCCGCCTCCGCTTTACCCCTGCATTGAAACTGCAGGTAAGCTCCTGTTGTTGCCTCTTATCCAAACCAGACCCCACGGCGGTGGCTGCTTAACATATACTAAAGCAGGTGCAGCTGCTAAGCCTTTACGTCATTGACAGTGTGCTAAAAGCTGGGCTTTGATAGGAAAGCAACACGTCCCTTCCCAGCGCACTTGGATTTGGTATTGGGTCCAAGATCCAGGTGATTTTTCTATGGGGATCCATCACTTTGTCCCACCTAGATGTAGCTTTCTTGGTAGATTAGTCATTGTTGGTTCAGATTGGATAAAGATGTCTACTTTGTGATATTTCCAGATGGGTGGGTATCTGCGGTCCCAAAGATACCCTTCTGCGCATcgttgggaccgcctctccctgtatgtgggCCCAGACAATGCGCCGATCTGGAGACAAAcagctattaatggtccctggctccagggaggcccacctagcatcaaccagagccagggccttttcagtcctggctccaacctggtggaacgctctgtcaaatgagaccagggcctggcaggatctgttatccttCCTCCAGGCCTTGTAAgttggagctgttctgccaggcgtatggttgatgctgggtagggcccccgCCAACCAAATAGAAATAGAATGGGGCCCTCCCTATCGGAGCATCCACCTCCAAAACCTTTTCCCTTTAAGAAATTTTTCAGTGATAGTTGGATGAAGGATCCAATTACATATTCTGTGCCATTTGAAATTTTGTACTtgtcattttaaatttttaaattttaatgtatttactgtgattttaaattgagaaactgtaaattttaatgtctatgaatgtaatccaccctgagcctgccggtgcggggagggcagaatagaaatggaaataaataaataaataaatagcaatgtTGATCtatagcagcaaaacaaaacggTGGCAGCTTAAGAACGAAttcaggggtctccaacctttctAAGCCTGCAGGCACTTTGGGGGATTCTGGCATAGCATGTTGGGCGCAGCCACAAAGTGGTTGTCCCAAAAAGGCTTCTGTGGGAGGCGGAGGCAGTCACAAATCACTTCCTCAgcataccttcagtcacacagtgaatttCTTGGGCTgttatggcagctgctgccaaagcaatgtttttaattatcagcacagccaatcaaatcctTAGTGGCCAATGAGAAGCCGTGCTGGGCAAAAGCATCACCTGACCCAGCCCGCTTTCTAAAAACTtttgggtgccaggaaaggtttcAATGGGTGCCCTGGACTAACCACGTTTTGTTACTGATATTGTTTTAAACAGGATTCTCCTTgtaacatctcccccccccccccacaatacttTTCTTTTTATGTGCAGCTTGAGTAGAAATACATCTGCCTAATAGACAaacatgcatctgataaagtgaacGCAGATGCtagaatacattttgttagtcttttaagtgCCACAGGACTCCTGTTTTACATTGCCATGGCAGTGTCTATCTGTACTGCAAGGTATTGATAGGAATGCATGTTCCAGTTAGTcttgccattatttatttatctcactTATTTATAGCCAgactttcttattgagactcaggGAGGTTTACAgaggattatttattttattttatttgactcatatcccgccctccccacgaatgggctcagggcggctcacatcataattaaaacacaataaattgatagtcaactttaaaaacagatttaaaagctTATATTAAAACACTCTGGTGCCATTATATATAGGCTACTATAGGATACTACTATAATAGTATCCTATTATATAtaggatactaataaaagacctgcataggtcatagctgtgggtaaaacgcatagccgagagcagtcatagaagagatagcgatcttagataggataaggggggacacccgctggtcctcaaccaaaggcctggtggaacatctccgttttacaggccctgtggaactgttataggtcccacagggcccggatctccagcgggagagtgttccaccaggctggggccagggcagaaaaagccctggccctggtggaggccagccagatgtcccttgggccggggaccacctgGAGTTGTTTATGCATCTCCTCTAGTGCTTCTGGACTAAGGCCTGTGACTGTGGAAAAAGTGACAACTCTTTTGACTTCATCTCTCTTTTAACATCCCCTTTTTCCACAGCCAAGCTCCGCCTTCCCACCATCCTTTTTTGCTTGCTGTTAGCTAATGTTTAGCAGGTTTAACCATCAGTCCTGGGTCTGTTTCTCATATACACATCAAGGAACAAAGCTTCCTAGCACATAAGCACCTGGCCTTCAGAAGCTGTCTGCAAACAACTAAATTGCCCAGAAGGCTCCACATTTCGGATTCCTTCTCTCgctctccatttttctttctttttagatTTCAAGATGAACCTGGACGATTTCATCAGTATGAATCCAGCTGTAGGATGTGGGTCTGTGTTCCCACTCCCCGAATTCGTGCATGGGTTTGGCAATCAGAGCTGATTTCAGCTTACAATGAAGGACAGTGAAATCATTCCAGTTGGAGCATCGCTTTGAAGACGCCAGTctatttattgattttaatttgtTGGAATAATATTATTTGTTGCACTTTTGGAAATAAAAATCATGTGTTAAACtaagtacaatttttaaaaatttttgaaGCTTCAAGACATCCTCCGAAGTATTTGCTTATAAAGTCTTTTATTAGGACTAACAAAACAATGACACAAAAAGCTGTTAAGCTTATGAATTCTACGTAATAAGCTGTCACGTTGAActtacttatattcatttactttctgctttccccccctcaataagttcccaaagcagcttacattgttcttctctcttttatcctcacaacaaccctgtgaggtagattaacaatgatttcaatgggcttaggctggagtaactctgtttaggattgcactgtaaattgagagtgtgactggctcaaagtcacggTGCAGTTGTGGGGAAGATATATGTTCCATCCCTTAATTTGAAGGCTTTAAAagagctgttgtaaggataaaataacgGAGATGGAGAATGGCTTAtgcaaaggcaggatacaaatttcTCAAATGAATTGATAACAAGGTCGTGGGGGAATATTATTTTCTAGAACAAGACCGAACAGATACATTGTTATACACTGAATATCACATCAGAACTGAGTTATGAACTGGAGGGCTAGAGGTAATAAGGCTATTTTACAGTTAATATATTTTGGCTGGGGGAGGGTGCAGAAAAATTGAGCTCTTAGGATGTAGTTTCAGATGTGACCAGCAGAGAGAGATGTTAGTATCTTGAAAATTCCTATTCACATATTTTACTTCAAGCTGGAAACAGAGCATTTTCCAGAGAATATAAAGTAGTATAGTAAAGATCCTTATCCCATTATGGTATCTGGGACAGGTTTTGTAGATTTGAAGAAACCTATCCAGGGCCACCAGAAAACAGTTGAGGTGACAGGCAAAATAACAACTCTAGTGTGTCACTTGTAGCCCTCTTTGAAATGAcgatagccagggctcatttcaagggggaacacgcaggaacgcagttccagcagttccccaaagaggttacatggcaggtggccctgcccacctgactctcggctattttgggcctgtttcgtcctggatttgggccaaaacagcccagatcgggcctctgacgggtggtggatcactctcctgctcagcagcggcccaatcctgaccattttgggcccttttcggccattttcagcccctttttgccattttgggcccaatttccgtcctgaatggccaggattgggtccaaaacagccaggatcggtgatgtcagggggtgtggcatatgcaaattagttatgctaatgacacatttttggtgatgtcaaggggcatggcatatgctaatgagttatgctaatgagttcctccaactctttttctacaaaatgacccgacGATAGCCACAACCACAGatagtgatggccactagttTAGACAGTCTTTTAAAAGGATCGAAGAAAGTCATGGAGGATAGCTCAGTCAACTGCTTACCTAGAAGGGCCAAATACTGCCTTCATCTTCAGAGgcagtaggtaaaggtagtgcaAGCACTGAGCCATTATTGACCcagggggggacgtcgcatcacaacgtttccttggcagacctttagttacggggtggtttgccattgtcttccccagtcatctacactttacccccagaaaactgagtactcattttaccgaccttggacgGATGGAAGGCTGACTCAACCTTgatccggctacctgaacctagcttccgccaggatcgaactcaggtcatgagcagagcttgggctgcagtactgcagcttaccattctgcgccaTGGGCTTTTActaccacggggctcttactacCTCTGAATAACATTTGCTGTGGTGGGGGGACTATTGCTTTCACATGTGGCCACTGTGGAAAAGATGCTGGACTGCATGGATGGACCCGTTGTCaaatccagcaaggctctttatACTCTGTACTGGAATGAATTTATAACAGCCATGATACAAATAGATTTCCTTGTATAAATTccacatgggtatttttaaaaccCTCTGGATCATTCTGTCTCCTAGTAAGTGTTGAATAGCTCCCTTTCTGAaggtgctttgatttttttttctgtagtgCTGTATTTGATTATGGAGTGAAAGGAGGTTTTCCTACATCGTAACTGTGAGCTCAGAAGCTTTTCTGTTCTGAGACCTCTCTTTAATCAGGGGAAGGTTAATACAGCATTCTGCCACTAGGTGTCACTATTTGCAAATAGGAGAGCAAATCTGTAATTCTCTATGTATTTGTCTGATAGCTAACTTGAGCAGAGGATGGCAAGTTAAGGTTGCAAGAATGTGCTGTACATTCATGCATCATGATTTGCAACAGGCTTAACTAGGGTTGCCTGcaatccagattttaaaaaaatgtctagcCTCTTTAATAAAGGCTAAATGGATATTATTTctctctatgccatgaaaagcttcaactgcccatttcctcacattaagcctctattaaacaggcaggaaacTTTTTCTCCAGATTGTTGGCACCTTTAGGCTTAATGGTCAAAATCCATCAAAGCCGCAAAGGGAATCATATCCAAATTAAAAGAAAGTTAATACTCAGTTATATAAAGTATTATTAGTGACATGGAAAACATCACCAACCAACCATCCTTTTTTTCCCACTGGATTGAATAGGGTCCAGGCCACCCCCACACTGGGCCATGTGAAAATATTACCCTTTATTATATTTGGACCTTTCGGTTACCAGAAAATGATAAAAATAGAGCTTTCCCAGTGGGATGAAAGGAAAGGAACTAACGTGTAAGCCGTAACAGGAATGTTTGTGCATATgtgaattccccccctcccccatgcttcaCAACAGTGCTTAATTTGGGCCTGACCAAATTTACTCCAGAGTAATGATACCGCCTTCCATAAGCCTTATGTGACATGAACAGGTTGAAGGTTGCAGTGCTGTACTTCTGGTTGTGGGATTTAAAGAGGGGAGGagtattttcagccatttcaaaaTACAATTCTGAAGCGAACTCTGTTTTTTCCAAGCAGTCAAAAACTCAGCAAAATGAGTTTTTAACATCTCCACTTACTCTGTAATGCAAGACATTTCCTGTTCCTCTCCTAGTGCTGCTCCCACCCAACAAGACTGTCTAGACACCCTTCTAAACTGTTATTAAGTTTGCTGCATTCCACCATTGGGTTAAAAATAGAGGGTTCGTAAGTATGAGGATTGTGGTGAAAGAAAAATTGCAGGTTGTGGTTCAGTCCCAGGAGGGTTTTGTTGTCCCTTTAATTTGCATGAAAAAGGACTGGAGGAAATCTTCAGGTGGTTAGccgtgttgatctgtagtagaagagtaagattcagatCCAGTTGCACTTTAGggatcaactagatttctaaggtaggagctttcaagagtcaaagtttacAGAGCATTGTAGCAAAATGTACgtattttatatttgtttaaataCACTATCAATTTGCATTGAAGGCTCCAATAAAATCATTCATGTTCTTTCAGCAGCAGACTTCTCAGACTTATGGAATTATAGTGTACTTACAGTGATATCTAGATTTCAACCATAAAGCAATTTATTTCTTGTTTGACTGGCAGAGCTTCCCTCAGAgaatcatgggaaatgtagtttggcAAGGGCGTTGAGCGGTAAGAGATCCTACTCCTTAGTACCacataaccaggggtcattttgtagaaaaagagctggaggaactcattagcataactcattagcatatgtcacaccccctgccatcaccagaagtgtgtcattagcataactgatttgcctatgccacaccccctgacatcacctatcctggctgttttggacccaatcctggccattcagggccaaaattgggccccaaatggcaaaaaggggctgaaaatggtcaggatcgggccgctgctgagtggaacagtgatccaccacccgtcagaggcccgatctgggctgtttcagccccaatccaggctgaaatgggccccaaatggctgagaagtgggcgggggcacctgacatgtgacctctttggggaactgccggaagtgCGTTCTTGCgtgttccctctcgaaatgagccctacaCATAACTACATCTCAAAGAGGTTCCTTGGAAAAAAGGAAAGACTAATACATGAGTTTAATTCTGTGCTCTTGATATGTGGCACATTTATAGCAAGGGCAACTTGATCTCGTGATTTTTGTCCAGCATAACTCAAGTACCCGTTGATTCTCAGACCAAATATTTTAGTTGGGAAGGCAAATGTTGCTTATGATTCTGGTGATGAGAAGAACGCAGTCAGTCAGTGGCCTCGCCGTGAAGGCCGGTCCCCAAAAACACACACAGGATGTTTCTCCTAGAAgccaggccaatggcccatctacGTTCATCATCGCCAGGTCTCCCAGAAACTCAAACAGAGACAGGCCTTTCCAGCACCTATTACCCACAATCCTTCAACTGGCAATGCCAAGGATCAAAAATGGGTCCTCCTGTTTACAAAACACATCCTCTACTACCATCAGGCCATGTCCCTTTTCTTAATTGCCTTCAAGCCGGAGGCACACCAGAATGCTGTGTTCCCCCAAATTCTAGAGTTATCCAAAATCAGGCAGCATGAAGCCAGAAGTCCGAACCCTCTGAAGCAGTGGGAGACAGCAGGTGTAACGTTTTGCCATGTAAGTAAGTTGGCGTATTTTATTTCTACTAATTTAGGTTGGGGTTTACTGTGGTTAAAAACGCAGGCCGCTCGAGTAAGAATTCTGAATGGGTCAGTGAAGTGGGATGATAGCTTAACCGGTTAAGGAGCGGTTAGAGCTGCAGGTTTTAGAGAGGGGTACAGAGGGGAAGAGTTGAAAGCTGCtctgagggaaagaggaagaagtgaGGTGCTGTAATCTGAGCAAAGTCTGTGTTTTCTTTATGGTTATGATGAACCTAAGTGGCAACTGGTGGTGACTAGAAACTTGTGAAAACCTTTATCTATCTTGAAACAttatgcttgtgtgtgtgtgtgtgtgtgtgtgtgtgtgtgtgtgtgtgtgtta is a genomic window containing:
- the NTAQ1 gene encoding protein N-terminal glutamine amidohydrolase, which encodes MAEAPATAYQPAVPARPACVYTSCYCEENVWKLCEYIRSQNQYPLEEFYAVFISNDRRMVPLWKQKARGGNQPVIWDYHVILLHVSSGNQNFIYDLDTVLPFPCSFDTYVEEAFKSDDILEPGFRRKVRAVRADLYLKTFASDRSHMRDASGNWLKPPPLYPCIETADFKMNLDDFISMNPAVGCGSVFPLPEFVHGFGNQS